The proteins below come from a single Triticum aestivum cultivar Chinese Spring chromosome 5D, IWGSC CS RefSeq v2.1, whole genome shotgun sequence genomic window:
- the LOC123124004 gene encoding putative disease resistance protein RGA3, producing the protein MEVALGSAASLLGKLLRTLSDSLVAVYVDSLQLGHNSEQIKDKLLHAQGLLHNAQGQGSHNPGLQGLLEKLSRDADQAEDLLDVLHYFQIHDRLHGTNYAAIQEAGVDGLRHQALHAGTALRHTLLHFFSCSPTPKTKRDGSDDDAALVGRVTKKSKTNSASASASADGDDMLHFDRVSMSSKIKSLLQGMQSHCDSVSNLLRIGIGSIPSNSTALSVVLHRPQTASMIIQDTLYGRRDVFEETVNRITTLIVGTTQTETVSVLPIVGPGGIGKTTFTTHLYNDARTQDHFQVRVWVCVSTDFNVLKLTREILGCIPATEGAGSSGVANETANLDQLQKSIAERLKSKRFLIVLDDIWKCDSQDQWKTLVAPFTKGESKGSMLLVTTRFPKVADMVKTVDPLELRGLESNDFFTFFEACIFGEEEKPEHYQDEFAGIARKIANKLKGSPLAAKTVGRLLQKDLSEEHWHGVLEKHQWLKQQENDDIMQSLKISYDYLPFDLKKCFSYCGLFPEDHRFTSSEINRFWVATGIIDSDHQADRNHMEELVDNGFLMKQFDWRDRWWYVMHDLMHELSKSVSAQECHNISGFDFRADAISQSVRHLSINIEDRYDANFEKEMCKLRERIDIANLRTLMICRRYEEERIAKILKDSFKEINSLRVLFIAVSTPESFPYRFSKLIHLQYLKISSSYKDGEISLPSTLSRFYHLKFLDLDDWSGRTDLPEDFSHLENLHDFRAGSELHSNIRNVGKMKHLQELKVFHVRKESMGFELTELGALPELEGGLIIRGLEHVATKEEATAAKLMLKRNLKELELLWGRDGPTTDDDILDALQPHSNLRVLTIANHGGMIGPSWLCLDIWLTSLETLTLEGVSWSNLPPFAKLPNLKGLYLNKISGMHQFGPLCGGAPGKCFMRLKEVGFYEMPELAEWVVLPNCHSFPSLEEIECVDCPNLRVMPFSEVSCTNLRRLFVSGCPKMSLPSMPHTSTLTDLVVKRDRTYNSETLLSYDGKELELVVSGYGGALAYHNLDKVEDMDIENASHISLTDIEKFKSLTKVTVGRCDGLFPEELDGGFVFPSVESLQLHVSHLASKSSSSKVLNCFPALSVLHIDHCEEECVMQFPSSSSLQKVNFSYCKGLILVPLEKENGGGTQEDNSLLQSLTIKGCGKLFSRWPMGMGESETICPFPASLKKLDVEGEPSMKSMALLSNLTSLTTLKLEECGNLTVDGFNPLIAVNLRELQVCGCNTLAADMLSEVASHSQRAKLLLPVGYISVDNISGLLVAPICSLLAPALHTLEFKYADETMERLTEEQEKALQLLTSLQTLSFYSCKGLQSLPQGLHRLSSLKELHVMYCPNIRSMPKEGLPVSLRKLYMSDRSAEIDEQIEKIKRTNPDLSVET; encoded by the coding sequence ATGGAGGTGGCTCTCGGCTCGGCGGCCTCGCTCCTCGGCAAGCTGTTGAGGACGCTGTCCGACAGCCTGGTGGCGGTTTACGTGGACAGCCTTCAGCTCGGCCACAACTCGGAGCAGATCAAGGACAAGCTGCTGCACGCGCAAGGCCTCCTGCACAACGCCCAGGGGCAGGGGAGCCATAACCCTGGCCTGCAGGGGTTGCTGGAGAAGCTGAGCAGGGACGCCGACCAGGCAGAGGACCTGCTGGATGTGCTCCACTACTTCCAGATCCATGACAGGCTCCACGGCACCAACTACGCCGCCATCCAAGAGGCCGGCGTTGATGGCCTCAGGCATCAAGCTCTCCATGCCGGTACTGCTCTTCGCCACACCTTGCTCCACTTCTTTTCTTGCTCGCCTACACCCAAGACCAAGAGGGATGGTAGTGATGATGATGCTGCTCTTGTCGGCCGCGTCACCAAAAAATCCAAAACCAACtctgctagtgctagtgctagtgctgaTGGTGATGATATGCTGCATTTCGACAGAGTGTCCATGTCCAGCAAGATCAAGTCCCTGTTACAGGGCATGCAGTCCCACTGTGATTCCGTCTCCAATTTGCTCCGCATCGGCATCGGCAGTATCCCAAGCAACAGCACGGCATTGTCAGTCGTCCTACATCGGCCTCAGACTGCTTCCATGATTATACAAGACACATTGTATGGCAGGAGAGACGTTTTTGAGGAAACTGTCAATCGTATCACCACTCTTATAGTTGGTACCACACAGACTGAGACTGTTTCTGTTCTTCCTATAGTTGGTCCAGGGGGTATTGGAAAGACAACTTTCACCACTCACCTGTACAATGACGCAAGGACTCAAGACCACTTCCAAGTCAGGGTGTGGGTATGTGTATCCACTGATTTCAATGTGCTTAAGCTCACCAGGGAGATCCTTGGCTGCATACCTGCAACTGAAGGAGCAGGAAGCAGCGGTGTTGCAAATGAAACAGCCAATTTAGACCAGCTTCAGAAATCCATAGCAGAACGTCTCAAGTCCAAGAGGTTTCTAATTGTCTTGGATGATATATGGAAATGTGACAGTCAGGATCAGTGGAAAACCCTGGTAGCTCCGTTCACAAAGGGGGAAAGCAAAGGAAGTATGCTACTTGTCACAACTCGATTCCCAAAGGTAGCAGACATGGTGAAAACAGTTGATCCACTAGAGCTGCGAGGTTTGGAGTCTAATGACTTCTTCACATTCTTTGAAGCATGTATATTTGGTGAAGAAGAAAAGCCCGAGCATTACCAAGATGAGTTTGCTGGTATTGCACGAAAAATTGCAAACAAGCTAAAGGGTTCCCCGCTCGCAGCCAAAACAGTTGGTAGACTATTGCAGAAGGACCTTTCTGAGGAACATTGGCATGGAGTTCTTGAAAAGCATCAGTGGCTAAAGCAGCAAGaaaatgatgatatcatgcaatCTTTAAAGATTAGCTACGATTACCTCCCATTTGATCTGAAGAAATGCTTTTCCTATTGTGGCCTTTTCCCTGAAGATCATAGGTTTACTTCTTCAGAAATCAATCGTTTCTGGGTGGCAACAGGCATCATAGACTCTGATCATCAAGCCGATAGGAATCACATGGAAGAACTAGTGGACAATGGTTTTCTCATGAAGCAATTCGATTGGCGTGATCGATGGTGGTATGTAATGCATGATTTAATGCATGAGCTATCTAAGAGTGTTTCTGCACAAGAATGCCACAATATAAGTGGCTTTGATTTCAGAGCTGATGCCATCTCGCAATCTGTTCGGCACTTATCTATCAACATAGAAGACAGATATGATGCAAATTTTGAGAAAGAAATGTGTAAACTAAGGGAGAGGATAGACATTGCTAATCTGCGGACTTTGATGATTTGTAGAAGATATGAAGAAGAAAGAATTGCCAAGATTTTGAAAGATAGCTTCAAGGAAATAAATAGTCTGCGTGTCCTATTTATAGCAGTGAGTACTCCAGAATCTTTTCCATATAGGTTTTCAAAACTGATCCACCTCCAGTACCTCAAAATTAGTTCATCTTACAAAGACGGTGAAATCAGTTTACCTAGTACACTATCAAGATTTTATCACTTGAAATTCCTGGACCTAGATGATTGGAGTGGTCGTACTGATTTACCTGAAGACTTCAGCCACCTTGAGAATTTACATGATTTCCGTGCTGGAAGTGAACTCCACTCCAATATTCGCAATGTTGGAAAGATGAAGCATCTGCAGGAGCTAAAAGTATTCCATGTCAGGAAGGAGAGCATGGGATTTGAACTGACAGAACTTGGGGCATTGCCAGAGCTTGAAGGAGGACTGATTATACGTGGTCTTGAACACGTGGCAACCAAGGAGGAAGCTACTGCAGCCAAACTGATGTTGAAAAGGAACCTGAAGGAGTTGGAATTACTCTGGGGCAGAGATGGACCAACTACAGATGATGATATTCTTGATGCTCTTCAACCACACTCTAATCTTAGAGTACTTACAATTGCAAATCATGGTGGTATGATTGGTCCTAGCTGGTTGTGTCTTGACATCTGGTTGACAAGTCTAGAGACTCTCACTCTAGAAGGCGTATCTTGGAGCAACCTCCCACCCTTTGCGAAGCTACCAAATCTCAAGGGCCTCTATTTGAATAAAATTTCTGGAATGCATCAGTTTGGGCCTCTATGTGGTGGCGCTCCAGGGAAATGTTTTATGCGCTTGAAGGAAGTTGGGTTTTATGAGATGCCAGAACTTGCTGAATGGGTTGTGCTACCTAATTGCCATTCCTTTCCAAGTCTTGAAGAAATCGAATGCGTCGATTGTCCCAACCTCCGTGTGATGCCCTTCTCTGAGGTATCTTGCACCAATTTGCGCAGACTTTTTGTTTCTGGGTGCCCCAAGATGTCTCTGCCGTCCATGCCTCACACATCCACACTGACAGATTTGGTTGTTAAAAGAGATAGAACATATAATTCAGAAACGTTGTTGTCTTATGATGGAAAGGAATTGGAATTGGTTGTTAGTGGGTATGGCGGTGCTTTGGCCTACCACAATCTGGATAAAGTAGAAGATATGGATATTGAAAATGCATCGCACATATCATTGACAGACATCGAAAAGTTTAAATCCCTAACAAAAGTAACTGTCGGAAGATGCGACGGTTTATTCCCTGAAGAGCTGGATGGCGGTTTTGTCTTCCCTTCAGTTGAGAGTCTCCAATTACATGTATCTCATCTTGCCAGCAAATCATCATCTTCAAAAGTGTTAAACTGTTTCCCAGCTCTTTCTGTGTTGCACATAGATCACTGTGAGGAGGAATGTGTAATGCAGTTCCCATCATCCAGCTCACTGCAGAAAGTTAACTTCTCATACTGCAAGGGCCTGATTCTTGTGCCTCTGGAGAAGGAGAATGGAGGAGGAACTCAGGAGGACAACTCATTGCTCCAATCATTAACAATAAAGGGATGTGGCAAACTCTTCTCCCGTTGGCCCATGGGAATGGGAGAATCAGAGACCATTTGCCCTTTCCCTGCTTCCCTGAAGAAACTTGATGTCGAAGGAGAGCCAAGCATGAAGTCAATGGCTCTGCTCTCAAACCTCACGTCTCTCACCACTCTAAAGCTAGAGGAGTGCGGTAATTTAACAGTGGATGGATTCAATCCTCTCATCGCAGTCAACCTCAGAGAACTGCAAGTGTGTGGGTGCAACACCTTAGCAGCAGATATGCTCTCAGAGGTGGCCTCTCACTCTCAGAGGGCCAAATTATTATTGCCTGTAGGTTACATCAGTGTGGATAACATCTCTGGATTGCTTGTTGCTCCTATTTGCAGCCTCCTCGCCCCGGCCCTCCACACACTTGAATTCAAGTATGCTGATGAGACCATGGAAAGGTTGACGGAAGAGCAAGAGAAAGCGCTGCAGCTCCTCACCTCCCTCCAGACACTAAGTTTTTACTCCTGCAAGGGTCTGCAGTCCCTTCCTCAAGGGTTACATCGCCTTTCTTCTCTCAAGGAGTTACATGTCATGTACTGTCCAAATATCCGATCGATGCCCAAGGAGGGCCTCCCGGTTTCGCTGAGAAAACTATATATGAGTGATCGCAGCGCTGAGATAGATGAACAAATTGAGAAAATCAAAAGAACCAACCCAGATTTATCCGTCGAAACATAA